The following nucleotide sequence is from Treponema pectinovorum.
CAAATATTCAACGTCTTGTAAAAGACATCTATGCTCAGCAGGAGACGGAACTTCAGGCAAAAAAAGATGAAGCTCAAAGGGCGGAACTAGAAGAACAGCGCTTGATATACCAACAGCAGTTAGAAGAGCAACAAAAAAATCAGGCTTCGTTTATACAAGCAATGCAGGCAAGCCAAGAAAATGTTATGTCTTCAATAGTAGATTTGGGTGACAAGATGGCTGGTGCGGCAGAAGAAAGTGCAAAATCAAATCACATGGTTTTAGTTGCCGTTCTGGTAATCTGTGTTATTTTGATTTTCGTATTTATAATCGTTGTGCTTGCGATAAGAGTGGCTGCAAAAGCAAGTTCACGGCAAGCTGCTCAATTTGAAGCAACTCTTAAACTTGTTCACGGAATGCAACAATCCAACAGCAAACTTTTACTTGGAAACATTACAGATTTAAAAGCCTTGAACGGAGTTGGATTGCGTTCGGCTGGAAGCAGTAGATGGGGAGTTGATGCACTTCCTGCTCCAGAGATGAATGAAAAAGAAAAAGAAGAATTAAAGCAATTAGCCATCAAATGTGAAGATTTGGGAGTTAAGATAGACGCTGTTTCTAAGCGGAAAAATAATTCAAAAAATATAAGCGAATTGGTGTATAAGCTTGCTATAAAATTGGGTTGCAATCAAAATACGGCGATGGCTTATTTTTGTGCGGCAATGGTTTATGACGCAGGTTTTTTAGCGATTCCAGAAGATGTTTTAGACTGCGAGAATTTGAACGAAGAGCAAAAAAAATTGATAAAAGACCATGTTACAAAAAGCGAAGATTATTTTGACTTTGTTCCGGAATTGTATAGAAAGATTTTTGACGATGCCGCTCGATATCATCACGAAAACGAAGACGGTTCTGGATATCCAAATGGAATAAAGGGCGATATTATTCCTCAGATTGCAAAGATTATTCACGTTGCGGAAAGTTACAATTCTTTGATAAGCCGTAGAAATTACAAGCAAATTCGCGATAAAGAATCTGCAATCCAAGAACTCCTAGGACAATCTGACAAATACGATAGGGCTGTTGTTGAGGCTTTGGATTCAATCGTTTAATTTTCGATTTTGCAAAACTTTTTGTCGTTGTTAAAGGAATAAAATTTCTATAAAATACGTTTCTGGATATTGGTTCATTTTTAATATCTAAAATCTTTTATTTGGCAGGATTTATATATGTGTGGAATTGTTGGCTATATTGGTGTAAAAGATGCTACACCTGTTCTTATAAACGCATTAAAAAAGCTTGAATATAGAGGTTATGATTCTGCGGGAATTGCGGTTTTGGGCGGTGATGAAATAATCGTTCGCAAGGCAAAAGGTGCTTTAAAATTTCTAGAAAAAAAGATTGCAGACGAAACGATAAAGGGTAATATCGGAATTGGTCATACTCGTTGGGCAACTCACGGCGAACCTAGCGACATAAACGCACATCCTCACACAAATGTAAGCGGAACAATCGCTGTTGTTCATAATGGAATAATCGAAAATTATTTAAAACTCAAAGCCTGGTTGCAGAGTCAAGGCGTTGTTTTTACCAGTCAGACGGATACGGAAGTTGTCGCTCACCTTATCAACTATTTTTACGAAAATTCTGGTGATATATTCGATTCAGTTTTGCGTTCTTTGGAAAAATTGGAAGGAAGTTATGCCTTGGGTGTTATCTGTAAAGATTTTCCAGATAGAGTTATTGCAGCAAGAAAGGACAGCCCTCTTATAGTAGGAGTTGGCGAAGGCGAAAATTTTATTGCAAGCGATGTTCCTGCGGTCCTTGAATACACGCGTAAAGTTCATTTTTTAAATCAGCGGGAACTTGCAGTTTTGTATTGCGACCATGTGGATTTATTCAACGATTCTGGCGAAAAGATTATACGAGAACCTTCTTATGTTGACTGGGATTTGTCATCCGCAGAAAAAGATGGTTATGCACACTTTATGTTGAAAGAAATTCACGAGCAGGCAAAAGCTCTTACAGATACTTTGAGACCTCGCCTCGTGATGAAAGATAAAATTCCTGTGGATATAAAATTTGACGAAGTTGAATTTGGAGATGTATGGAAAAATGCACAAAATATCGTGATAACTGCTTGTGGAACTGCGTACCATGCAGGCATTGTTGGAAAATACGCCTTTGAAAAATACGCTCGTGTTCCCGTTACAGTGGATGTTGCGTCTGAGTTTAGATACAGAAATCCGATTCTTAAAAAAGACGATATATTCATAGTCATAAGCCAGTCAGGCGAAACTGCGGATACACTTGCAGCGTTGAGACTTGCAAAAGAAGCTGGAGCAAAAGTTATCGCTATAACAAATACTGTAGGTTCTTCCGTTAGCAGAGAAGCGGACTGCGTAATTTATACTTGGGCAGGAAACGAAATTGCCGTTGCTTCAACAAAAGCGTATACAACCCAACTTATGTGCTTGTATTTGCTTGCAATAAAAATGGCTGAGCTTAGAGGCAATATCGACAAAAAATCTTATCATTCTATTTTAAAGCAATTATTAGAAATTCCTGAAAAAGTTAGCGTGATATTAAAAAATCAAACTGAAATTCAGAAATTCTCTGCGCTTCAATTTAATAAAACAAAAATCTTCTATATAGGACGCCTTTTTGACAGTGCAACTTCCCTAGAAAGTGCTTTAAAACTAAAGGAAGTAAGTTATATGCATTGTGAAGCGTTTGCCGCTGGAGAATTAAAACATGGCCCTATTGCTCTTGTCGACAGCGATACCTTAGTTATAGCGATTGCAACTTCTCCAAAACTCTACGAAAAGCTCGCTTCTAATATATTGGAAGTAAAAGCTAGAGGTGCTGCAACTATGGTAATAACACAGGACAACACAAATGCCTTTAGAGATTGTGCAGATACGATTATAAAAATCCCTGAAGTTGACGAGGGACTTGCGTCTATGCTTTCTATAATTCCTGCGCAACTTTTTGCATATTACTGTGCTATTCAAAAAGGTCTGGATCCAGACAAGCCACGCAATCTCGCAAAAAGCGTTACCGTTGAATGAGATATTTATGAATATTTTATGCCTTGGCGACAGCATAATGCAATACAACGACTGGACATCTTATCCTCAAACTGGATGGGTGCAGCTTCTCGATAGATTTTTTGAGCGTGATGTAAAAATCTTAAATTTTGCGCGAAATGGACGAAGTTCAAAAAGTTTTATAGCCGAAGGTCGATTTGATGAAGTTCTAAAAGTGGCTGTAAAAGGCGATTTTGCCCTCATTCAGTTTGCGCATAACGACGAAAAAATAAAAGATTCAACAAGGTATACATCTGCCGAGCGTGGAGGTGAATTCCGAAAAAATCTGATTTTCTTTGCAGAAGAATTGCAGAAAAAAGGTTGTATTCCGATTTTTTTGACACCTGTAACTCGTCGCTCTTTTTTGGATGAGCATACGATTGAAAATACTCATTCTTCGTATCAAACTGCGATAATCGAAACTGCAAACGAATTGAATTTACCGTTCGTTGACCTTACAGGTTTGTCCATGGCTTTTTTTGAATCTCTTGGAAAAACAAAATCTCGCAATTTGTTTATGAACTTTGACGCAGGTTTGTATCAAAACTATCCAGAAGGCAAAAATGATGACAGCCATCTTCGTTCGGACGGCGCATACGCAATATGTAAACTTTTTGTAAGCGATGTTCTAAAAAACAAAGATAAATTTTCAGACTTCAAAATTCTCAGCGAAAAAATTTGTTTAAGGGGAATCTACTGCGACAGAGAAATTGATGATGAAAAATTGATGTGGAAATAGGGCGGCATGACTTTTTTCTTAATCTTAATCAAAATTTTGTAAATGAATTTATTATTTATATTACTTTAAAAAACTGCTTACAAAACTTCTTTGTCCGATTGACCCTAACAATCGATTTTGTTATACTCCTAAACGTATCAGGTCATAAGCCTCTACAACCAGGGCCATTAGCTAAGCTGGTTGTAGCGCCGGCCTTATAAGCCGGGTCTTACCCAAGTTCAAGTCTTGGATGGCCCAAAATTGCCCGATTTATCGGGCAATTTTTTTTAGAAAATGAATGGCGTCCAGATTAAAGGACGCCTTTTTTATGGGAGATTTTATGAAATTCAATAAAAAAATTTCTTACTTGTTTTTTTTGTCCATCTTTTTATCGGCTCAATATATTTTTGCTGAAAATTTTTCTCAGGAAATAAAATTCAATTTTTCATCTTTAGCTGCAACAGAAAATCAAAATCTTCCTTTTGAAAAAGCAGATTCTTGGAGCGAAAAAAAACATCCTTTTGTTGCACTTTCAGGCGCTTTGGGGGTTAATGTTTTAATTTCAACCTGGAATCGTTATATGATTGGTTCCGACTGGGCAAAAGTGGGCTGGGACGAGTGGAATCATTTTTGGGAGAGAAAATTAACCTGGGACAGAGACTGGTACTGGACTAACTTTTTTTTACATCCTTATCAAGGTTCGCTATATTATATGGCAGCCCGCGGTTCAAATCTAAATAAACTTGAATCTTTAGCGGTAACTTTTTTGGGTTCGTATACTTGGGAATATCTTTGCGAATCAAATGCACCGTCAAAAAATGACATGGTTTTTACAACGATAGGTTCTTTTTGCGTTGGAGAAATGTTTTTCAGGCTTAGCGCAGAAGCGGATGAAATAAGCAAATTTCTTTCGTATGCGATAAATCCGCAGCGTATTTGGACGCAGTCCGTTTGGAAAATAAAACAAAAGAGAGGCGGAAACAACATTCATTCGCTTTCTTTAGGTTTTGATATTGGAAATATCGTTGCAAACACAAAAGTAAACAATATGGATTCTTCGCTCTATCCTGAAAGAGAAATTTATCCTGTTTTTTCTATGTTTGAATTTAATGTTGTCTATAACGATCCTTTTACGCACGATTCAAATTCTCCGTACAGCCAATTTGACCTTTACGTTCATGGCGGAATTGGGAAGGGGTCCGGAAAAGCTGGCTATTGTGCTTATGAAAATATTGATGAAAAACTTTTTTACGATATAAGAATTTTTTCTGACGGAATGCTTTTTGCTCGCAATTTAAATCTTTCGGAAAATACAGAAAGCTCTTTGGGTGCCGTAATGATTTATGATTTTGAATGGCATTCGTATTATATGCTTTCATCTTTGGCACCTGGTTTTGCATTTAAACAGAGAGTTAATCTTCCTGATGCTAAATTGGAATGGCAAGCGATGCTTGCAGGAATTTTATTGGGAAATACAGACTATTATTATTTTCACAGAAAATTAACGCCTGTCTTTGATGTTAGTTGCAATTACAACAATACGATTGGGGGCGAAACGATTTTAAAATTCCATTATAAAAAAGAAAATGGTTTTGATGCAGGCTTGGATTTTCGTGGATACGCAATGTACGATTTTTATGATCAGTTGCAGGACGGTGCGGACACAGGGTTTGAATTTATAGGGCTTTTGACGGCTTCTGTTCAAATTCCGCTTTCTAAAACTGTAAGAATCGGTTTAAAAGATGAACTTTACGGCAAGGTTACCTCCTATAAAAAAATTGACGATGTAAAGCAGCTTGTAAACACGGGAAGATTTTTTTGTAAGTTTGAGTTAAAATAGTTTTTCGTAAGACATTCGATTACAAATAAAAGCTATCGAGGGGAGTTATTTTGTATGAAATTTGTAAGCACTAGAGGTCAAAAACAACCTGTTGATTTTAAAAAAGCGATTTTGGACTGTCTTCCGTCAGACGGTGGACTTTATGTGCCTTTTGTAGAGGCGGATTTAAGAAGATGGATTTTGTATTGCGACAGCAACACATCTTTTGCAAATATTGCAGGAACACTGACTTCTGCCTGTATAAATGATGAATTTTCTCCGATTATCTGCGAAACAATAGCGTCTAAGGCCTTTACTTTTGTGCCTGAACTAAAAAAAATTGATGAAAGGCTTTATTCTTTAAAACTTTACAATACGCCAACAGGAAGCCACAAAGATTTTGGAATTTCGTATCTTGTAAACTGCATAGAAACCATACATTCGCTGGAAGGCGGATTTTCTACTTTTTTGGATGCGAGCATTGGTGAATTGGGAGTTAGCCTTGCAAGAAGTTTGGTTGGCAAAAAATACGTAAAAGCGGTTCTCGTGTATCCGAAAGGATTTGTGCGTGGAATTGAAGAGCAGGACTGCATCTGGAACGGCGGCAATATTCTTCCGATAGAAGTGGATGGAACAGAAGCGGATTGCCATGCGATTGTGCGTAAAATTTTTGATGACAGAAATCTTGTCGAAAAATACAGATTAACAGTTGCAAATACTGCAAATATTGGCAGGTTGATGCCGCAGATGTTTTTTTATCCTTATGCATTTACGCGTTTAAAAAAGGAAGTTCATTCGGATATATATTATGCAATGCCGTGTGGAAATTACAGCAATCTTGTGGCGGGACTTTACACTTGGAAGTTGAGCCTTCCTGTTAGTGGTTTTATCTGTCCTGCAACTGCGAGCCTTGGTGTAGATCCAATGGATATTTGTACAATCCCAGACGATATTGTTCCGTTTGAAAAACGCTACGCAGCAGATCCTGCAAGTCCATCCAACCTTGAGCGCCTTGAATACATATTTAACAGAAATTCGTTGATGTTAAAGAATTTTATTTTTCCTGCAAATGTAAGCGAAGTCGAAGCGGAAGACGCTTGTCGGGAACTCTATATGAAATATTCAATATTTGCGGATAAGAGTACTTCCAGCGCGTATGCGGCGATAAAAAAACGCAACGAAATGCTTTGTGAAGATGAATCGCAGGCGGTTTTAATTGAAAGGGATGACCCGGCGTTGAGCCTTGAATATGTTCGCCACGCTACAGGCATTTGTCCAGAAGTAAAAGAAAATGTTGCGAATGCTCTTAAAAAGACAGAGCTAAAACATGCTTTTATAAAAAATCCGCAGGAAGTTATTGAACTTATGCAAAAATTTCTGTAAAACTTTTTCTGCAAAAAATACGCAAAAATTATAAAAGGAGTTTTGCGTATTAGATTTTATTTTGGAAGAGAAAGGGTTTGAAAGGGAAAGAGAAACCTTTTGTAAAGGTTGCTTTTTCCCTTTTTAAAAAGAAAAAATGTCAGAAATTTCTTGGATTTTAAACAAACTTAAAGACACCAGAGAAGCAGAAATTCTTATGCAAGTTGAATCCTGCTACGAAAAAATAGGTGAAAAGCAGAACGCTTGGTACAAAAAGTCGAATTTTACCTGCCCGGAAGGTTGTGGAACTTGCTGTCATGGGTTTGAACCCGATGTTCTTGAAGCCGAAGCACTTTACATGGCGGCATGGCTTATCGAAAATCAGCGAGATGTTGCTTTAAAACTTTGTCAGGGGATTTTCCCTTTCGATAACGGAAAAACTTGTCCGTTTCATAATTTTGAAAATCCGTATCATTGTTCGGTTTACAAAGGCAGAGCGTTTATCTGTAGAATTTTTGGTGCGTCTGGGAGCAGGGCAAAAGATGGGAGCCTTGTCTGGCGACCATGCAAATTTTATCCGAGCGAAAAACTGAAAGAACACAATCCTACTCTTGAACACAGGCAATATTCTCAAGATGAAATTGAAAAAATATTTGGAACTTTGCCACCAGCGATGAGTGATTTAATGGAACAAGGCGTAAATATTTCTGTTGAAAATAAACGAACCGCTCTGTTACGCGAAGTTCTTCCTCAAGCGGTGCGAAGACTTTTTTGGATAATACAACTCGGAAACGGTGGAGATAACGACAATGATAATGGAAATGATAACGCAGCATAGCAACTTGCATGTGCGGCGAGCGTTATCTGCAATTTTTTTTCGAATGCTACTTTTCACTTTTTGTCGTTTTCTTTCCAGCAAGCTTTAAAAATTCCTGGCATTTGTAATTGGAGTTTTTTTGAGCGTTGTCGAGTTTTTTGAAAACAGACTTTATCTTTGGTTCAGATTTTTTTGTTGAAGAAAGCATAAAAATTTCTTGTGCCATTTTTATTGAATCTTCTGTGCACTCTTTATTGAACCACTTTATTCCGTCAAAAAAGTTTGTTCCTGCCAGATAAGAACTTTCTGGAGAATCCATCAAAAGTTCTGCAAGTTTTAAGGAATCGCAACGAACTTGTGCAAATATAAAAGCCTTTTTTATGAACTCCGATATTTTTTGTGCAGAATATTCTGTAAAATCTTTTGCAAAGCCCGATTTTTCTATTTTTTCTGCGATTTTACGTTCTAAGCCAAGTTTTTGTGCAAAATCTTTTTTTGCCAGAGGCTCAAGCAGTTTGTACAATTTTTGCACAAAAAGGGTTTCGTACATTTTTGAATCTAAGAACTTTTTTTGCGTTCCGAGGTTGAATTTTGGTGTCGCTATCATTTTTATTGCAAGACGAGGTTTTGCCTTTTTTTTATCTGCGGATTTTGACGAGCGATTTTTTGTTTTTTCGCTTAACTTTTTTCCTTCGATTTCCTGTGCAAATTTGTTCGCTTCTTTGTAGAAATTTTCTAATGTTGTTTGAATTTCTGTTTTTTCTTTTGAAGAAATTTTTCCGCCAGTCTTTAAATTTTCAAAAAGTGCAAAGTACAAGTCTAGAAATTTGTTGAATTCGTCATAAGCGGCTTTATAGTGAATTTCCTGCCATGTTATTTCCAGGTCTGGAGTTCCACTGCCGTTTAAAAATTCATACACTTCTTTTAAATGACCATCTTCATCTTTTTTTTGACTTATGTTTAAAAACACTTGACTTTGAAATCCATCGAGAAAGACGAAAAGTCCGTCATTTAAAATCTCGCAGGACTTTCTTATATACCAAAAGTTAGAACGCTGCTCCTGCATT
It contains:
- a CDS encoding HD-GYP domain-containing protein codes for the protein MLKTKKSIIFPIIFFVASVFAIAQSFGTLDLTKRYLERANSEYESGNIEESYKAMNVVLRLNESSGIPANVTLFATQVYTKLLQKIKTTRDYSKFGEITSNLEKYTVIADSNIQRLVKDIYAQQETELQAKKDEAQRAELEEQRLIYQQQLEEQQKNQASFIQAMQASQENVMSSIVDLGDKMAGAAEESAKSNHMVLVAVLVICVILIFVFIIVVLAIRVAAKASSRQAAQFEATLKLVHGMQQSNSKLLLGNITDLKALNGVGLRSAGSSRWGVDALPAPEMNEKEKEELKQLAIKCEDLGVKIDAVSKRKNNSKNISELVYKLAIKLGCNQNTAMAYFCAAMVYDAGFLAIPEDVLDCENLNEEQKKLIKDHVTKSEDYFDFVPELYRKIFDDAARYHHENEDGSGYPNGIKGDIIPQIAKIIHVAESYNSLISRRNYKQIRDKESAIQELLGQSDKYDRAVVEALDSIV
- the glmS gene encoding glutamine--fructose-6-phosphate transaminase (isomerizing); the encoded protein is MCGIVGYIGVKDATPVLINALKKLEYRGYDSAGIAVLGGDEIIVRKAKGALKFLEKKIADETIKGNIGIGHTRWATHGEPSDINAHPHTNVSGTIAVVHNGIIENYLKLKAWLQSQGVVFTSQTDTEVVAHLINYFYENSGDIFDSVLRSLEKLEGSYALGVICKDFPDRVIAARKDSPLIVGVGEGENFIASDVPAVLEYTRKVHFLNQRELAVLYCDHVDLFNDSGEKIIREPSYVDWDLSSAEKDGYAHFMLKEIHEQAKALTDTLRPRLVMKDKIPVDIKFDEVEFGDVWKNAQNIVITACGTAYHAGIVGKYAFEKYARVPVTVDVASEFRYRNPILKKDDIFIVISQSGETADTLAALRLAKEAGAKVIAITNTVGSSVSREADCVIYTWAGNEIAVASTKAYTTQLMCLYLLAIKMAELRGNIDKKSYHSILKQLLEIPEKVSVILKNQTEIQKFSALQFNKTKIFYIGRLFDSATSLESALKLKEVSYMHCEAFAAGELKHGPIALVDSDTLVIAIATSPKLYEKLASNILEVKARGAATMVITQDNTNAFRDCADTIIKIPEVDEGLASMLSIIPAQLFAYYCAIQKGLDPDKPRNLAKSVTVE
- a CDS encoding rhamnogalacturonan acetylesterase, translated to MNILCLGDSIMQYNDWTSYPQTGWVQLLDRFFERDVKILNFARNGRSSKSFIAEGRFDEVLKVAVKGDFALIQFAHNDEKIKDSTRYTSAERGGEFRKNLIFFAEELQKKGCIPIFLTPVTRRSFLDEHTIENTHSSYQTAIIETANELNLPFVDLTGLSMAFFESLGKTKSRNLFMNFDAGLYQNYPEGKNDDSHLRSDGAYAICKLFVSDVLKNKDKFSDFKILSEKICLRGIYCDREIDDEKLMWK
- a CDS encoding DUF3943 domain-containing protein; the protein is MKFNKKISYLFFLSIFLSAQYIFAENFSQEIKFNFSSLAATENQNLPFEKADSWSEKKHPFVALSGALGVNVLISTWNRYMIGSDWAKVGWDEWNHFWERKLTWDRDWYWTNFFLHPYQGSLYYMAARGSNLNKLESLAVTFLGSYTWEYLCESNAPSKNDMVFTTIGSFCVGEMFFRLSAEADEISKFLSYAINPQRIWTQSVWKIKQKRGGNNIHSLSLGFDIGNIVANTKVNNMDSSLYPEREIYPVFSMFEFNVVYNDPFTHDSNSPYSQFDLYVHGGIGKGSGKAGYCAYENIDEKLFYDIRIFSDGMLFARNLNLSENTESSLGAVMIYDFEWHSYYMLSSLAPGFAFKQRVNLPDAKLEWQAMLAGILLGNTDYYYFHRKLTPVFDVSCNYNNTIGGETILKFHYKKENGFDAGLDFRGYAMYDFYDQLQDGADTGFEFIGLLTASVQIPLSKTVRIGLKDELYGKVTSYKKIDDVKQLVNTGRFFCKFELK
- a CDS encoding pyridoxal-phosphate dependent enzyme is translated as MKFVSTRGQKQPVDFKKAILDCLPSDGGLYVPFVEADLRRWILYCDSNTSFANIAGTLTSACINDEFSPIICETIASKAFTFVPELKKIDERLYSLKLYNTPTGSHKDFGISYLVNCIETIHSLEGGFSTFLDASIGELGVSLARSLVGKKYVKAVLVYPKGFVRGIEEQDCIWNGGNILPIEVDGTEADCHAIVRKIFDDRNLVEKYRLTVANTANIGRLMPQMFFYPYAFTRLKKEVHSDIYYAMPCGNYSNLVAGLYTWKLSLPVSGFICPATASLGVDPMDICTIPDDIVPFEKRYAADPASPSNLERLEYIFNRNSLMLKNFIFPANVSEVEAEDACRELYMKYSIFADKSTSSAYAAIKKRNEMLCEDESQAVLIERDDPALSLEYVRHATGICPEVKENVANALKKTELKHAFIKNPQEVIELMQKFL
- a CDS encoding YkgJ family cysteine cluster protein, with amino-acid sequence MSEISWILNKLKDTREAEILMQVESCYEKIGEKQNAWYKKSNFTCPEGCGTCCHGFEPDVLEAEALYMAAWLIENQRDVALKLCQGIFPFDNGKTCPFHNFENPYHCSVYKGRAFICRIFGASGSRAKDGSLVWRPCKFYPSEKLKEHNPTLEHRQYSQDEIEKIFGTLPPAMSDLMEQGVNISVENKRTALLREVLPQAVRRLFWIIQLGNGGDNDNDNGNDNAA